One region of Serinus canaria isolate serCan28SL12 chromosome 25, serCan2020, whole genome shotgun sequence genomic DNA includes:
- the LOC103824046 gene encoding mothers against decapentaplegic homolog 6-like isoform X3 yields MQCPGAFHPPPPPTLKDEELELLVQVVESRGAWESGCVLAPRGDPRGVKQGLPPQVLLCRLFRWPDLHQSHELKHLCYCAGGQGACGDLAGLCCNPHHFSRLAVPETPPPPYLKASCGPSWPDEPQLMEFSYDGGDWCDTSLSWSTIKDGCWCKLAYWEYRTRVGRLYAVHEASVNVFCELPWGSGFCLAQLPAAYRSCAVRRARGKIGRGLLLSQEPGGVWAYNRSEHPIFVSSPTLSPPGVCGLPVLKVLPGYSAKVFDYEWAGDRECWQLPGEGPCDPHSIRISFAKGWGPCYSRQFITSCPCWLEVLLNQPR; encoded by the exons ATGCAGTGCCCTGGAGCCTTTCACCCACCTCCGCCACCCACT CTGAaggatgaggagctggagctgctggtgcaggtggTGGAGAGCCGGGGCGCCTGGGAGTCTGGCTGTGTTTTGGCACCACGGGGGGACCCACGAGGGGTCAAGCAGGGACTCCCTCCTCAAGTCCTGCTCTGTCGTCTCTTCCGCTGGCCTGACCTCCACCAGTCCCATGAGCTCAAGCACCTCTGCTACTGTGCTGGGGGCCAGGGAGCCTGTGGGGActtggctgggctgtgctgcaaCCCCCATCATTTCAGCCGCCTGGCTGTACCTG AAACCCCGCCACCCCCCTACTTGAAGGCATCCTGTGGTCCCTCCTGGCCAGATGAGCCCCAGCTCATGGAGTTCAGCTACGACGGTGGGGACTGGTGCG ACACCAGTCTCTCATGGAGCACCATCAAGGATGGCTGTTGGTGCAAACTGGCTTACTGGGAGTACCGGACGCGCGTGGGCCGCCTCTACGCCGTGCACGAGGCATCGGTGAACGTCTTCTGCGAGCTGCCGTGGGGCAGCGGGTtctgcctggcccagctgcctGCCGCCTACCGCAGCTGCGCCGTCCGGCGGGCACGGGGCAAGATTGGccgggggctgctgctgagccaggagcCGGGTGGTGTCTGGGCATACAACCGCAGCGAGCACCCCATCTTCGTCAGCTcacccaccctgagcccccccgGGGTCTGCGGGCTCCCTGTCCTCAAGGTGCTGCCTGGCTACTCGGCAAAGGTGTTTGATTATGAgtgggcaggggacagagagtgctggcagctgcctggggagggacCCTGTGACCCCCACAGTATCCGCATCAGCTttgccaagggctggggacCTTGTTACTCCCGGCAGTTCATCACCTCCTGCCCGTGCTGGCTTGAGGTCCTGCTGAACCAGCCAcgctga
- the LOC103824046 gene encoding mothers against decapentaplegic homolog 6-like isoform X2, translated as MQCPGAFHPPPPPTKLKDEELELLVQVVESRGAWESGCVLAPRGDPRGVKQGLPPQVLLCRLFRWPDLHQSHELKHLCYCAGGQGACGDLAGLCCNPHHFSRLAVPETPPPPYLKASCGPSWPDEPQLMEFSYDGGDWCDTSLSWSTIKDGCWCKLAYWEYRTRVGRLYAVHEASVNVFCELPWGSGFCLAQLPAAYRSCAVRRARGKIGRGLLLSQEPGGVWAYNRSEHPIFVSSPTLSPPGVCGLPVLKVLPGYSAKVFDYEWAGDRECWQLPGEGPCDPHSIRISFAKGWGPCYSRQFITSCPCWLEVLLNQPR; from the exons ATGCAGTGCCCTGGAGCCTTTCACCCACCTCCGCCACCCACT AAGCTGAaggatgaggagctggagctgctggtgcaggtggTGGAGAGCCGGGGCGCCTGGGAGTCTGGCTGTGTTTTGGCACCACGGGGGGACCCACGAGGGGTCAAGCAGGGACTCCCTCCTCAAGTCCTGCTCTGTCGTCTCTTCCGCTGGCCTGACCTCCACCAGTCCCATGAGCTCAAGCACCTCTGCTACTGTGCTGGGGGCCAGGGAGCCTGTGGGGActtggctgggctgtgctgcaaCCCCCATCATTTCAGCCGCCTGGCTGTACCTG AAACCCCGCCACCCCCCTACTTGAAGGCATCCTGTGGTCCCTCCTGGCCAGATGAGCCCCAGCTCATGGAGTTCAGCTACGACGGTGGGGACTGGTGCG ACACCAGTCTCTCATGGAGCACCATCAAGGATGGCTGTTGGTGCAAACTGGCTTACTGGGAGTACCGGACGCGCGTGGGCCGCCTCTACGCCGTGCACGAGGCATCGGTGAACGTCTTCTGCGAGCTGCCGTGGGGCAGCGGGTtctgcctggcccagctgcctGCCGCCTACCGCAGCTGCGCCGTCCGGCGGGCACGGGGCAAGATTGGccgggggctgctgctgagccaggagcCGGGTGGTGTCTGGGCATACAACCGCAGCGAGCACCCCATCTTCGTCAGCTcacccaccctgagcccccccgGGGTCTGCGGGCTCCCTGTCCTCAAGGTGCTGCCTGGCTACTCGGCAAAGGTGTTTGATTATGAgtgggcaggggacagagagtgctggcagctgcctggggagggacCCTGTGACCCCCACAGTATCCGCATCAGCTttgccaagggctggggacCTTGTTACTCCCGGCAGTTCATCACCTCCTGCCCGTGCTGGCTTGAGGTCCTGCTGAACCAGCCAcgctga
- the LOC103824046 gene encoding mothers against decapentaplegic homolog 6-like isoform X1, whose product MGRAVPAALRAQPHAVPWSLSPTSATHCGPHDHHMFRSRRAGLVRRLWRQRCTAASPEDGPAALKLAVHALFKKLKDEELELLVQVVESRGAWESGCVLAPRGDPRGVKQGLPPQVLLCRLFRWPDLHQSHELKHLCYCAGGQGACGDLAGLCCNPHHFSRLAVPETPPPPYLKASCGPSWPDEPQLMEFSYDGGDWCDTSLSWSTIKDGCWCKLAYWEYRTRVGRLYAVHEASVNVFCELPWGSGFCLAQLPAAYRSCAVRRARGKIGRGLLLSQEPGGVWAYNRSEHPIFVSSPTLSPPGVCGLPVLKVLPGYSAKVFDYEWAGDRECWQLPGEGPCDPHSIRISFAKGWGPCYSRQFITSCPCWLEVLLNQPR is encoded by the exons ATGGGCAGAGCAGTGCCGGCCGCCCTGAGAGCACAGCCCCATGCAGTGCCCTGGAGCCTTTCACCCACCTCCGCCACCCACT GTGGTCCCCACGACCACCACATGTTCCGTTCGCGCCGTGCTGGGTTGGTGCGGAGGCTGTGGCGGCAGCGCTGTACAGCAGCCAGCCCCGAggatggccctgctgccctcaaACTAGCGGTGCATGCCCTCTTCAAGAAGCTGAaggatgaggagctggagctgctggtgcaggtggTGGAGAGCCGGGGCGCCTGGGAGTCTGGCTGTGTTTTGGCACCACGGGGGGACCCACGAGGGGTCAAGCAGGGACTCCCTCCTCAAGTCCTGCTCTGTCGTCTCTTCCGCTGGCCTGACCTCCACCAGTCCCATGAGCTCAAGCACCTCTGCTACTGTGCTGGGGGCCAGGGAGCCTGTGGGGActtggctgggctgtgctgcaaCCCCCATCATTTCAGCCGCCTGGCTGTACCTG AAACCCCGCCACCCCCCTACTTGAAGGCATCCTGTGGTCCCTCCTGGCCAGATGAGCCCCAGCTCATGGAGTTCAGCTACGACGGTGGGGACTGGTGCG ACACCAGTCTCTCATGGAGCACCATCAAGGATGGCTGTTGGTGCAAACTGGCTTACTGGGAGTACCGGACGCGCGTGGGCCGCCTCTACGCCGTGCACGAGGCATCGGTGAACGTCTTCTGCGAGCTGCCGTGGGGCAGCGGGTtctgcctggcccagctgcctGCCGCCTACCGCAGCTGCGCCGTCCGGCGGGCACGGGGCAAGATTGGccgggggctgctgctgagccaggagcCGGGTGGTGTCTGGGCATACAACCGCAGCGAGCACCCCATCTTCGTCAGCTcacccaccctgagcccccccgGGGTCTGCGGGCTCCCTGTCCTCAAGGTGCTGCCTGGCTACTCGGCAAAGGTGTTTGATTATGAgtgggcaggggacagagagtgctggcagctgcctggggagggacCCTGTGACCCCCACAGTATCCGCATCAGCTttgccaagggctggggacCTTGTTACTCCCGGCAGTTCATCACCTCCTGCCCGTGCTGGCTTGAGGTCCTGCTGAACCAGCCAcgctga